A genomic stretch from Chitinophaga agri includes:
- a CDS encoding LutC/YkgG family protein — MKISPAKENILKRVRNALSQSVQLPFPNSEGNSSVFVKEHDGLEMKFAEEFARLQGKFIFCTSKSELLDNLVALIDSKEWNDVYCQTPSLMKEFQLKQLPFMNKGDMHTAEAAITDCEMLVARTGTMVLSAAQPSGRALPVYTPVHIVIAYTHQLVFDLKDAIARLKEKYHGELPSSISFASGPSRTADIEKTLVVGIHGPREVYVFLLDE, encoded by the coding sequence ATGAAGATTTCTCCTGCCAAGGAAAATATTCTGAAGAGAGTTAGAAATGCATTGAGCCAGTCGGTGCAGTTGCCCTTTCCAAATTCGGAGGGCAACAGTTCCGTTTTTGTGAAGGAGCATGATGGTCTGGAGATGAAGTTCGCAGAAGAATTTGCCCGCTTACAGGGAAAATTCATCTTCTGCACCAGCAAAAGCGAACTGCTGGATAATCTGGTAGCCCTGATCGATTCCAAAGAGTGGAATGATGTATACTGCCAGACGCCTTCCCTGATGAAGGAGTTCCAGCTGAAGCAGTTGCCTTTTATGAACAAAGGAGATATGCATACCGCGGAGGCTGCGATCACTGACTGTGAAATGCTGGTAGCCCGTACAGGCACAATGGTGCTGAGCGCGGCACAGCCTTCCGGAAGGGCTTTACCAGTGTATACACCGGTGCATATTGTGATCGCTTACACGCATCAGCTGGTATTTGATCTCAAAGATGCGATTGCCCGCCTGAAGGAGAAATACCATGGTGAGCTTCCTTCTTCCATCTCCTTTGCCTCCGGTCCCAGTCGTACCGCTGATATCGAGAAAACGCTGGTAGTCGGAATACATGGACCGCG